From Triticum aestivum cultivar Chinese Spring chromosome 4A, IWGSC CS RefSeq v2.1, whole genome shotgun sequence, a single genomic window includes:
- the LOC123086289 gene encoding nuclear pore complex protein NUP98A isoform X2, giving the protein MFGASNPFGQSSASPFGQTSTNPFGTQQGFGQPSTTTNNPFAPKPFGSPTPAFGAPTGTTSPFGATSTFGQPSAPAFGATSTGAFGQQSAPAFGATSTGAFGQQSTPAFGSTSTGAFGQQPAFGATSTGAFGQPSTPAFGTPSSSPFGSSTPAFGTSPAPAFGATSSNNFGGGSLFGQKPSFGGFGSTPSQSSPFGSTFQQTQPTFGNSTFGTTTTPAFGSTTTAAFGSTTTPAFGSTSASLFGGASSTPAFGSTQFGSTTTPGFGSSGTGAFGVSSAPAFGTSTTPASAFGFGSSPSFGQSAAATGTSLFGTTSPFGAQTSPFGSQTAAPAFGQTTFGSQSGGTRIQPYVQTPDTDTAASGSQPAAKLDSISAMPAYKEKSHEELRWEDYQRGDKGGPNSSATPAVNNFLSPQPSFQPNQPAPVNPFTNPSPSPFLSAFATTPNPFSSPATTTSSFGQTSGSTFPANTSSSLFGNNTTTSLFNNPNPFNVGSSTSNSTQSSGLFTSSPTMGQQPFGHSFNQQSSTPAFSTSMFNTSNIGITGGGGMFGNTSSPFQTSSFQQSAPVQPTNSFSFQPQTQPGGFSGVSNPMNMAPFGQQTTSQSNMVMQPTLVSNPFGTLPAMPQMSIGNGGSSPSIEYGISSLPVAEKPLPSRTLSMVVPRHLSQRRIKLLPRKYNATSNGKVPFFADDEESPVTPKADAFFIPRENPRSLIIRPTDQWPSRSVVGQQSIPRDSTDNDKHKDAFVGREHNKAAMTPTRSGTVENGIHIASSEPGDVARHMNGATVEKMMPRLSQADYFTEPSLEELAAKERAEPGYCSQVVDFIVGREGYGSIKFLGETDVRGLDLESIVEFNNREVIVYKEDSKKPPVGEGLNKAALVTLLNIKCMNKKTGEQYTQGPRLDKFKEMLVKKADEQGVEFISFDGAKGEWKFRVKHFSSYGFSEAEADDLADSL; this is encoded by the exons ATGTTCGGCGCTAGCAATC CATTCGGGCAGTCATCCGCCAGCCCTTTCGGGCAGACCTCAACCAACCCCTTCGGGACCCAACAGGGCTTTGGCCAGCCCAGCACCACCACCAACAATCCCTTCGCGCCCAAACCCTTCGGCAGCCCGACCCCCGCATTCGGGGCGCCAACAGGGACCACCTCGCCCTTCGGCGCTACCTCCACCTTTGGCCAGCCATCCGCTCCGGCCTTTGGCGCCACTTCCACTGGCGCCTTTGGCCAGCAGTCCGCCCCGGCCTTTGGCGCTACGTCCACTGGTGCCTTCGGCCAGCAATCCACCCCTGCGTTTGGCTCTACATCCACTGGCGCCTTCGGCCAGCAACCCGCGTTTGGTGCTACATCAACCGGTGCCTTTGGCCAGCCATCCACACCTGCATTTggcaccccgtcctcctctccgtTTGGGAGCTCCACGCCAGCTTTTGGTACATCGCCAGCCCCCGCGTTTGGCGCCACATCCTCTAACAACTTTGGCGGTG GATCTTTATTTGGACAAAAGCCAAGCTTTGGTGGGTTTGGATCAACTCCTAGCCAGTCTAGTCCATTTGGTAGCACATTTCAGCAAACACAGCCAACATTTGGCAATAGCACTTTTGGCACCACAACTACGCCGGCCTTTGGTTCCACAACAACGGCAGCATTTGGCTCCACAACGACTCCAGCATTTGGCTCAACATCAGCATCCTTATTTGGTGGTGCTTCCAGCACCCCAGCATTTGGTTCGACGCAATTTGGTTCAACCACAACTCCTGGTTTTGGATCTTCAGGTACCGGAGCATTTGGTGTGAGTAGTGCTCCAGCTTTTGGAACTTCAACCACACCAGCAAGTGCTTTTGGTTTTGGTTCTTCACCGTCTTTTGGACAATCAGCAGCTGCAACTGGTACCAGCCTCTTCGGAACAACTTCACCCTTTGGAGCACAAACTTCTCCATTCG GCTCTCAAACAGCTGCACCAGCATTCGGGCAAACTACGTTTGGAAGTCAATCTGGAGGAACCAGAATACAGCCTTATGTACAAACACCTGATACTGACACTGCTGCAAGTGGTTCTCAGCCTGCTGCAAAACTTGATTCCATATCAGCCATGCCTGCATACAAAGAGAAGAGTCATGAAGAATTGAGGTGGGAAGATTATCAGCGTGGGGACAAAG GTGGACCAAACTCTTCTGCAACTCCAGCAGTGAACAACTTCTTATCTCCACAGCCAAGTTTCCAACCAAATCAACCAGCACCAGTGAATCCATTTACTAACCCCTCACCCTCACCTTTTTTGAGTGCTTTTGCTACTACTCCGAACCCGTTTTCATCGCCCGCAACTACTACCTCCTCGTTTGGACAAACAAGTGGTTCTACATTCCCAGCAAACACTTCATCTTCTCTATTTGGAAATAATACCACCACTTCACTATTCAACAACCCAAATCCTTTCAATGTTGGGTCATCCACTAGTAATAGCACTCAATCATCTGGGCTGTTTACGTCTTCCCCTACAATGGGGCAGCAGCCATTTGGCCACTCATTTAACCAGCAATCAAGCACTCCAGCTTTCTCCACCAGTATGTTCAATACATCTAACATCGGAATCACTGGAGGTGGAGGGATGTTTGGCAACACATCTTCACCTTTTCAAACA TCATCATTTCAACAATCTGCCCCTGTTCAACCTACAAACTCGTTCTCATTCCAACCTCAGACTCAACCAG GTGGATTCTCTGGTGTTTCCAACCCGATGAATATGGCTCCATTCGGACAGCA AACTACTAGCCAGTCCAATATGGTAATGCAGCCGACTCTTGTTTCAAATCCCTTTGGGACCCTTCCAGCAATGCCTCAGATGTCCATTGGGAATGGTGGATCCTCACCTTCTATCGAATATGGGATATCAAGTTTGCCG GTTGCTGAGAAGCCCCTTCCGAGCAGAACATTATCAATGGTGGTTCCTAGGCatttgtcacagaggaggataaaGCTGCTGCCACGAAAATATAATGCAACATCCAATGGCAAG GTTCCAttctttgctgatgatgaagaatCCCCTGTAACACCAAAAGCGGATGCCTTTTTCATCCCTAGAGAGAACCCAAGAAGTTTGATAATCCGTCCAACAGACCAGTGGCCTTCACGTAGTGTGGTTGGCCAACAATCAATTCCAAGGGATTCAACTGATAATGACAAACATAAAG ATGCTTTTGTTGGGAGGGAGCACAATAAGGCTGCCATGACACCAACTCGGTCTGGTACAGTGGAGAATGGCATCCACATTGCATCAAGCGAGCCTGGGGATGTGGCTCGGCATATGAATGGTGCTACCGTTGAGAAGATGATGCCTAGGCTCTCCCAGGCAGATTACTTCACGGAGCCCAGTCTAGAGGAGCTTGCTGCCAAAGAACGTGCTGAGCCAGGCTACTGTAGTCAGGTTGTAGACTTCATTGTTGGGCGTGAAGGTTATGGCAGCATCAAATTCTTGGGAGAAACTGATGTAAGGGGCCTTGATCTGGAGTCGATTGTGGAATTCAATAACCGTGAAGTGATTGTGTACAAGGAGGATAGCAAGAAGCCCCCAGTTGGCGAGGGCCTGAACAAAGCTGCTTTGGTGACCCTCCTGAACATCAAGTGCATGAATAAGAAGACGGGTGAGCAGTACACGCAAGGGCCGAGGTTGGACAAGTTcaaggagatgttggtgaagaaggCTGATGAGCAGGGGGTGGAGTTTATCTCGTTTGACGGTGCCAAGGGCGAGTGGAAGTTCAGGGTGAAGCACTTCAGCTCCTACGGGTTTAGTGAAGCCGAAGCCGACGACCTGGCCGATTCCTTGTAG
- the LOC123086289 gene encoding nuclear pore complex protein NUP98A isoform X1 has protein sequence MFGASNPFGQSSASPFGQTSTNPFGTQQGFGQPSTTTNNPFAPKPFGSPTPAFGAPTGTTSPFGATSTFGQPSAPAFGATSTGAFGQQSAPAFGATSTGAFGQQSTPAFGSTSTGAFGQQPAFGATSTGAFGQPSTPAFGTPSSSPFGSSTPAFGTSPAPAFGATSSNNFGGGSLFGQKPSFGGFGSTPSQSSPFGSTFQQTQPTFGNSTFGTTTTPAFGSTTTAAFGSTTTPAFGSTSASLFGGASSTPAFGSTQFGSTTTPGFGSSGTGAFGVSSAPAFGTSTTPASAFGFGSSPSFGQSAAATGTSLFGTTSPFGAQTSPFGSQTAAPAFGQTTFGSQSGGTRIQPYVQTPDTDTAASGSQPAAKLDSISAMPAYKEKSHEELRWEDYQRGDKGGPNSSATPAVNNFLSPQPSFQPNQPAPVNPFTNPSPSPFLSAFATTPNPFSSPATTTSSFGQTSGSTFPANTSSSLFGNNTTTSLFNNPNPFNVGSSTSNSTQSSGLFTSSPTMGQQPFGHSFNQQSSTPAFSTSMFNTSNIGITGGGGMFGNTSSPFQTSSFQQSAPVQPTNSFSFQPQTQPALTGGFSGVSNPMNMAPFGQQTTSQSNMVMQPTLVSNPFGTLPAMPQMSIGNGGSSPSIEYGISSLPVAEKPLPSRTLSMVVPRHLSQRRIKLLPRKYNATSNGKVPFFADDEESPVTPKADAFFIPRENPRSLIIRPTDQWPSRSVVGQQSIPRDSTDNDKHKDAFVGREHNKAAMTPTRSGTVENGIHIASSEPGDVARHMNGATVEKMMPRLSQADYFTEPSLEELAAKERAEPGYCSQVVDFIVGREGYGSIKFLGETDVRGLDLESIVEFNNREVIVYKEDSKKPPVGEGLNKAALVTLLNIKCMNKKTGEQYTQGPRLDKFKEMLVKKADEQGVEFISFDGAKGEWKFRVKHFSSYGFSEAEADDLADSL, from the exons ATGTTCGGCGCTAGCAATC CATTCGGGCAGTCATCCGCCAGCCCTTTCGGGCAGACCTCAACCAACCCCTTCGGGACCCAACAGGGCTTTGGCCAGCCCAGCACCACCACCAACAATCCCTTCGCGCCCAAACCCTTCGGCAGCCCGACCCCCGCATTCGGGGCGCCAACAGGGACCACCTCGCCCTTCGGCGCTACCTCCACCTTTGGCCAGCCATCCGCTCCGGCCTTTGGCGCCACTTCCACTGGCGCCTTTGGCCAGCAGTCCGCCCCGGCCTTTGGCGCTACGTCCACTGGTGCCTTCGGCCAGCAATCCACCCCTGCGTTTGGCTCTACATCCACTGGCGCCTTCGGCCAGCAACCCGCGTTTGGTGCTACATCAACCGGTGCCTTTGGCCAGCCATCCACACCTGCATTTggcaccccgtcctcctctccgtTTGGGAGCTCCACGCCAGCTTTTGGTACATCGCCAGCCCCCGCGTTTGGCGCCACATCCTCTAACAACTTTGGCGGTG GATCTTTATTTGGACAAAAGCCAAGCTTTGGTGGGTTTGGATCAACTCCTAGCCAGTCTAGTCCATTTGGTAGCACATTTCAGCAAACACAGCCAACATTTGGCAATAGCACTTTTGGCACCACAACTACGCCGGCCTTTGGTTCCACAACAACGGCAGCATTTGGCTCCACAACGACTCCAGCATTTGGCTCAACATCAGCATCCTTATTTGGTGGTGCTTCCAGCACCCCAGCATTTGGTTCGACGCAATTTGGTTCAACCACAACTCCTGGTTTTGGATCTTCAGGTACCGGAGCATTTGGTGTGAGTAGTGCTCCAGCTTTTGGAACTTCAACCACACCAGCAAGTGCTTTTGGTTTTGGTTCTTCACCGTCTTTTGGACAATCAGCAGCTGCAACTGGTACCAGCCTCTTCGGAACAACTTCACCCTTTGGAGCACAAACTTCTCCATTCG GCTCTCAAACAGCTGCACCAGCATTCGGGCAAACTACGTTTGGAAGTCAATCTGGAGGAACCAGAATACAGCCTTATGTACAAACACCTGATACTGACACTGCTGCAAGTGGTTCTCAGCCTGCTGCAAAACTTGATTCCATATCAGCCATGCCTGCATACAAAGAGAAGAGTCATGAAGAATTGAGGTGGGAAGATTATCAGCGTGGGGACAAAG GTGGACCAAACTCTTCTGCAACTCCAGCAGTGAACAACTTCTTATCTCCACAGCCAAGTTTCCAACCAAATCAACCAGCACCAGTGAATCCATTTACTAACCCCTCACCCTCACCTTTTTTGAGTGCTTTTGCTACTACTCCGAACCCGTTTTCATCGCCCGCAACTACTACCTCCTCGTTTGGACAAACAAGTGGTTCTACATTCCCAGCAAACACTTCATCTTCTCTATTTGGAAATAATACCACCACTTCACTATTCAACAACCCAAATCCTTTCAATGTTGGGTCATCCACTAGTAATAGCACTCAATCATCTGGGCTGTTTACGTCTTCCCCTACAATGGGGCAGCAGCCATTTGGCCACTCATTTAACCAGCAATCAAGCACTCCAGCTTTCTCCACCAGTATGTTCAATACATCTAACATCGGAATCACTGGAGGTGGAGGGATGTTTGGCAACACATCTTCACCTTTTCAAACA TCATCATTTCAACAATCTGCCCCTGTTCAACCTACAAACTCGTTCTCATTCCAACCTCAGACTCAACCAG CTTTGACAGGTGGATTCTCTGGTGTTTCCAACCCGATGAATATGGCTCCATTCGGACAGCA AACTACTAGCCAGTCCAATATGGTAATGCAGCCGACTCTTGTTTCAAATCCCTTTGGGACCCTTCCAGCAATGCCTCAGATGTCCATTGGGAATGGTGGATCCTCACCTTCTATCGAATATGGGATATCAAGTTTGCCG GTTGCTGAGAAGCCCCTTCCGAGCAGAACATTATCAATGGTGGTTCCTAGGCatttgtcacagaggaggataaaGCTGCTGCCACGAAAATATAATGCAACATCCAATGGCAAG GTTCCAttctttgctgatgatgaagaatCCCCTGTAACACCAAAAGCGGATGCCTTTTTCATCCCTAGAGAGAACCCAAGAAGTTTGATAATCCGTCCAACAGACCAGTGGCCTTCACGTAGTGTGGTTGGCCAACAATCAATTCCAAGGGATTCAACTGATAATGACAAACATAAAG ATGCTTTTGTTGGGAGGGAGCACAATAAGGCTGCCATGACACCAACTCGGTCTGGTACAGTGGAGAATGGCATCCACATTGCATCAAGCGAGCCTGGGGATGTGGCTCGGCATATGAATGGTGCTACCGTTGAGAAGATGATGCCTAGGCTCTCCCAGGCAGATTACTTCACGGAGCCCAGTCTAGAGGAGCTTGCTGCCAAAGAACGTGCTGAGCCAGGCTACTGTAGTCAGGTTGTAGACTTCATTGTTGGGCGTGAAGGTTATGGCAGCATCAAATTCTTGGGAGAAACTGATGTAAGGGGCCTTGATCTGGAGTCGATTGTGGAATTCAATAACCGTGAAGTGATTGTGTACAAGGAGGATAGCAAGAAGCCCCCAGTTGGCGAGGGCCTGAACAAAGCTGCTTTGGTGACCCTCCTGAACATCAAGTGCATGAATAAGAAGACGGGTGAGCAGTACACGCAAGGGCCGAGGTTGGACAAGTTcaaggagatgttggtgaagaaggCTGATGAGCAGGGGGTGGAGTTTATCTCGTTTGACGGTGCCAAGGGCGAGTGGAAGTTCAGGGTGAAGCACTTCAGCTCCTACGGGTTTAGTGAAGCCGAAGCCGACGACCTGGCCGATTCCTTGTAG